In Choloepus didactylus isolate mChoDid1 chromosome 18, mChoDid1.pri, whole genome shotgun sequence, the genomic stretch AGGCCAGGCGGCGGGTCTTCCTGGAGTCGCGGGGAAGGAGACCCTCGGCGTCCCGACCGGTCCCGATGCCTCGGGCTGGGGCTGCGAGGAATCTGACCCTAGACCGAGGAGCTGCCCTGTGATCTCCGCCTCCGGCTGGAGGAAGCAGGACAACTTAGAAAAAGTAAGGGGTCGAGGAGGGCAGGCAAGTTAATGCGCCTGATTGGAGGAGAAATCTGTTCAGGAGCAAAGGAGGCGGTGGCGAAGATTTGTATAAATAACGTAATCGGCCGGCGAAGTCTTAACTCCCTGCTTTCCGGAACATCGGAGGGAGGTGCCCTGAAGATGACGCAGTTATTTGTATTTGCTTGAGTACTGTGCCGTAATTATTTACCATGTGTGGGTACGTGCTGTCGAGTTACTCTCCTGATTGTGTCTCAATACAGGCTGTCGTTAAAATAGAGTTTCATTCTGCCAGACTCGGACTGGTGATCGTGAAGCATGGGGATTCGAGAGGAACAACTGCAAAAGTAGCATCCTCCTAGAGGAGCTCGGGTAAGAAAGCAGTTAGGCACCCATGTGAAGGCGTTACCTTGTTAAGTCTACAGAGATCTTGACAGTGGGTTTAGTGTGAAGTGGAGTACTGTAGACGCAGAAAGGTGTAACAGGTCTCAAGcccctttttttctaaaattagtaGCCTTCAAGGCCCATGGACCCCCTTCGGGTATGggtatttttgtaaataaaaagggTCCACAACTTTCATCTTATTATCAAAGGTGTTCCTCcacaaacagtaaaaataattattgtaacATATacttgaagaaaacaaaattttgttttgCCTGACTTCATGTAGGATAGAGTGGGGTGGTTGCTTGGATAAATGGGTTGACCAagattgtatgttttctttgtaaataGTTTTAGTCCCACTTTCCAACCTGTTTAGTAGTCAGAAAGTATTTACAGAACCTTGtaatattattcaacaaatattatgtgccaggctcaGTACTAGGTTTTGAGAAAGCAGGTGTGCTCAGAATAGACATCTTTAGGCCTTCATAAAGACTatgaaatgtgaaaaaagaaTAACTTTCAACTGAGCTTTggaattcacattttatttcctgactctcaagaaaaatgaagaggtACAAATAATATGTGatataaactttaatttttttgtagtaaaAGTTTAACAAAGATAGTAACGAACTAAACAAATTTGCCAATAATCCATTATTCTATAGATATACAGACCTTGCCCTCCCCCCgtgtatatgtttatttataattatacataGATTTTGGTGTTTGTATGTGTATTACCAACATGTTAACTATTAGTAGAGCTTTGTTACTCATTTttagataataaatataaatggaagttCTCATATTTTCTTCCTGTACCCAGTGAATCTTCTGCATACCACTTTGGAAACCACTGTTCTAATCAATAGCCTTGGCATCCTGGCCTGAATTTCTTATTCTTCACTATTCTGACCGTGAAAGATGTATTTAAGGTTTTTACCAATTTCTTCATGCTGAATGTGATACCCAGTTGAGTTGCTGTAATCTTAAATAGCAAACGTTTTATTCAGACTGGTATTTTGAACATCATTTCCTTCAAGTAACCATTAATTTGTCATACATAAGTCTTTTGGCCTTGCTCACCTTCTTCATTAGGGATGTTGAAaaatctctttgtcttttataaattATTGATTCTTAGAAGATTTTAAGAAATGTAAACTACCAAGTATAAGTAGGGTTTATCTCAAAATCAAAATGTCTTCTATTTTCTACCTCTGTAGGAAAGAGAATGGAACAAAATACATTTCTTGAAGTTTCCTTCAACTTTGTTCCAAATGAATTCAAAGGTATAATAAAGTAACTGGTATTTGCCCTACAAATTATGTGCTCCTCATAATTTCATTTACCTTTTTCAGGAAAAGGATGAGTGATATTCCACCCAGAATGGAAGTATGTCCCTATTGTAAGAAGtcatttaaaagattaaaatccCACTTGCCATACTGTAAGATGATAGGACCAAACATACCTGCTGATCATAAAGTTTTTCAGTCCAAGCCAGCCACACTCCCTCGTGCTAAAAAAATTAAGGGACCAATCAAAGACTTAATTAAAGCTAAAGAGAGAGATTCACAGAGAAAAAGTGAGGGAAGAAATACTAATTTAGTAAGGAACAAACCAGAAGGAACAATTAAGTCCTTTCCGTTACTAGCTGTTGGTTTGGAAAGAGCAAGTAATCCAAAGGCAGATAAAGACATTAAGAATCAAGGTCAACTCTctctcaaaatattaaaaaacactgAACCAAAGCTTACTTTCCAGGGTGAGACAAAACCTCAGTTTAATGCATCAGGAAACACCTCTCCTAAAAGAGAACTTGCCAAAGATGTGCCTAAGTCAGGGGAAAGTAGAAGTAATTTCTCAGAATCTGGAGCAGCTTTACTGGTTGGCTCAATGGAACCTTCTTCTTCAAATCAAGATAGAAAATATTCTCCAGACTTACCTACTGACATACAAACTACCTCTGCTAATCTGACATTGGACAAAGTTGATCTACTACAGCAGGAGCTTCAGGTAAAATTATCAGATGTGCCTATTAGTGATTATCATGGTCCTCCTGTGAATCTCAGTGATGAGGTTGAAACAGTAAGAACATCATTGTCAAGCAGTGAAAGAGCCTCCAAAGCCAGGGATCACCTCTCAGAAGTTCCCACTGATGTAAGAAACTCTGAGACTCAGAAAAATAACACCAAGTCACACATTTTAGGCCAGAGAGTAAGCCTATTAGGTAAAATCCAAGATGAGGAGAACCAGGACTTCACATATGACATCAAGGAAAAAGGACTGAACCTTGGAGTAGAGGCATGTGGGAACCAAAGAAACGCAGAGAAAAGTGTGTCTGTGATAGAAATGCAGGAGTGGACTTCTGTAAGTAATGATTCTAAAAGCTTCAATAGTCATgattcaggcagagagaagaaaTCTCAAGATGAAGATCCAAGTTTCAGTTTGTTCGCTCCAAGAGAGACAACTTGCAATGAGTTCCTTTCTGTATCACAGTCAAGTAATCAAAGTCTTGCCTCTCTGGCTATAAAATTTCTgcaagaggagaaaggagaagcctgCAACCAAACTCAAGTCACTGATGTAAAGGCATTCCTGGAGAGCAAGGAACAGACTTCTCTAGAGCCCAGATCTGGCTGTCAGTCCCAGGCATTACATATTGGATGCCAGCCATCTTTAAGTTCAACCCAACATCACACTTCTAAAAACCCCTTCACCAATCATGTTGATGCTGCTGACAGAATGACCCAGCCCAGCTCCATGGGGCTGGAGTGGTTTCCGGAACTCTATCCTAATTATCTGGGACTAGGGGTGTTGCCAGGGAAACTTCATTATTGGGATGCAATTGCCCAGAAACCTCAGCTCATCAGTCCCCAGGGGGGAAGACTTTTACAAGGTAAACAAGCTCATTTTCAACGGTCGTTTAGCCCATTCAGAACACTCTGTGCCTTTTGGATAAATAAGGTTCAGTCACTCATTTAGCTGCTTTTTACCTAGGCAATCCAATGCACTGAACTTACAGTTGTTCTGAAAACATCATTTCTTGCTCTGGGGGTCAGTCACGGTAGTTTCTCActctccctttccttccaccAAGATTTGGAGGTTGGACTGGGGCAGGCTGGTAATAGTCACAGCAGTTGAGTTTCTCTATTAGGAAGAGGCATGGCTGGTAGAAATGGAGTAGGTGTTCTAAAGTACAGGCTTTAGAAAAGCATGAAGACCTCCGAGTCCACCTAAGGAGAACAGACACTGTGTTTACAGTTAGAGGTTGTAGAGGTTTCAGGTTTGTGGTCAAATGCAATGTTGAGGAATTTAAAATAGCAAGGAAGGTATAAGCAAGAGCTATTTTGGGAGTTGGGGCAGGACAGAGTTGGCCTGGGGAGAATGGCAGTCAAGGCAGATAAGTAGAAGTAGAGGTTCAGGAGGTGAGCCAGTGAAGCCAAGGACCAGGAATAGAAGACAAGACCAAAAAGATGTAGAAGTCCATGCACTGGAAAAAGTGCCAGCAATTAGGACCCAAGAACAGGTTGCAGAACTTTAGAAAAGAACCAGAGATTGAGTCCTGAGATATGAGAGATAAGAAGTAGGACTTGGGAGAAATGACTGGACATCAAAACAGTTCTTGCTTATGAATCAGTCTCTTCAGAAGGTTAGCTCCTCCCTGCTTAATAGCTAGAATAGGTTAACAAGGGAGTAGGACTGAAGCCCCAATAGGAGCCAAGAAGTTCCTGACAATAGTTTCATGTATCCTTACTTTTCTTGCTTTATCTCATCTTGTTACTGGACTGTCTTTCTAGTCATAAAACATAaagtttgttcattttccttACCAGGAAGCACTGGATTTTTAGAGATTTTCTAGGGGTATGGTTTAAAGTAATATCCATCTCTCTTTTTTGTGTAATGTTTATTAGTGCTTTCAGAGTTATTGTAACAGAAGACCTAAAAGACTCCAGAATAGGTTTGTATCTGAATAACTTGTCatgattttttcctctctctgggaTATTTTGCAGGTCATCATATATACTAAACCCTTATTCATGGTctcaaaagcatttttttaaatatcatagtTACTCCTTTCTaatggttttcaaaatggagaggTATTAAATAAAGAGCATTGCTAGCTAGAGCTACAATCATCAATTGCATTAGTAGATATGGGTATTTTTTAATAGCCAGGCTCTCTTTACAAAGTCTCAAGGTCAAGCCCTTTCTCcatattaaatatagaattaataGTAACATCTACCTTGTGATTTTCAGAGCACCCCTGTCTGTATTTTCTTATCTGGGCCTCACAACTCTGAGAGATGGGCAGAGGGATTTGATCTCTATTTCACAGGTGATGAAACAGGCACAGAGGATTAGTGACTTGACCAAGGTTGTGTTGCCAACAGGTAGTTGAGAGTAGCGTCCTGAGGTCTAGTTTAATCCCTTTCCAGTCAACCATATTGTAGAAATTAAACCCTAACTAGAACATAAGTTGTTACCTCTTGTCAAAAAACACTTGTCTGTGTGTTTTTCAAttccatgcacacacaccccataATCTTATCAGATAAAAGTACTTATTTTCAGTACCATTGTGTACAGTGCTTGGGATTGTCCCTGATACATCCACTTTTCATTTTagaggaaaaagggagagaacTAATATTGATTAAGCAGTGACTGTGTATCAGTCATTCTGCGAGGTGTGTTATGTATCATCTCATAATCCTCATAAGAACTCTGAGGTGATAGCACTGTCCCTTCcacttttataaatgagaaatctGAGCCTAAGACATTTCAAGTGATTTGCCCATATTCATACAGCAAGTGACAGaaatcaggattcaaatccaggtcctTCTGACTTCTAAATCAGGTCTTTTAACTGCTTCAGGCATACCCTTTGAGGCTGTTCTTGTAATCCTCAAGCTGGATCTCCACCAGTAAGGGAGTCATGGGAGATGTTTGAGAAGGGGCACATTCTGGGGAAAGGGCTCGGAATAGTTAGGATAACCTACAGGTAAAAACAAGGGGTCAAGTCATGTGTCTGGAATTCAGACTATGAAGGATGGACAGGAAACTTGAGAGGTATGGAGATTGATGAGAATTTTTAGCAGTTGTAGTAGAGAGTAGAGCCATTGGTCACTGGATGTTTAACCATTTAAGTTGGGTTTGAAATATAGGGGCATTAACACCAGCAGGTAAAAGACAGTGTCTGGAAGATGAGGTGGCAGAGGATATAGCAATGGGTACTGGTAGTTCAGGGCCTACAGATACTGAGTCTGAGAGTTGGAACCTGGTCAGACGCTAAGGGATGTAAATCAGAACCCAGAGTAGCCAAGcagcaggcaaaaaaaaaaaaaaaaaattggaaaaagcaGTAACAGGATTTCCCTGGCTAGTGAATGGGCCACGGGCTTCTTACGTGATGTCAGCTCAGGGCCTGAACTGCTGTCATTCCGGTAAGTTTGGCTGAAcctatagctagaagtaaataggcTCAACTGACTGGAGAAGAAAGATGAGGGTCAAGGAGCCACACATTTTCTGACAGACTGAGAAAGTGGCTTACAGTTGCAGTTTCCTTGAGGTGGTTTCTCCCCATCTTTTTCCTCAGAAATGTTTCCCAAGATGAATGAGGTACATCatgc encodes the following:
- the C18H17orf80 gene encoding uncharacterized protein C17orf80 homolog isoform X1 encodes the protein MCGKRMSDIPPRMEVCPYCKKSFKRLKSHLPYCKMIGPNIPADHKVFQSKPATLPRAKKIKGPIKDLIKAKERDSQRKSEGRNTNLVRNKPEGTIKSFPLLAVGLERASNPKADKDIKNQGQLSLKILKNTEPKLTFQGETKPQFNASGNTSPKRELAKDVPKSGESRSNFSESGAALLVGSMEPSSSNQDRKYSPDLPTDIQTTSANLTLDKVDLLQQELQVKLSDVPISDYHGPPVNLSDEVETVRTSLSSSERASKARDHLSEVPTDVRNSETQKNNTKSHILGQRVSLLGKIQDEENQDFTYDIKEKGLNLGVEACGNQRNAEKSVSVIEMQEWTSVSNDSKSFNSHDSGREKKSQDEDPSFSLFAPRETTCNEFLSVSQSSNQSLASLAIKFLQEEKGEACNQTQVTDVKAFLESKEQTSLEPRSGCQSQALHIGCQPSLSSTQHHTSKNPFTNHVDAADRMTQPSSMGLEWFPELYPNYLGLGVLPGKLHYWDAIAQKPQLISPQGGRLLQVPLLERSATDIRILESPTRLTTSNFSLMRLLGAVQKGWTVCNSTLKRSGIVGITMLFTSYFTLCCYWSFRHLKLQRWRK
- the C18H17orf80 gene encoding uncharacterized protein C17orf80 homolog isoform X2; translation: MSDIPPRMEVCPYCKKSFKRLKSHLPYCKMIGPNIPADHKVFQSKPATLPRAKKIKGPIKDLIKAKERDSQRKSEGRNTNLVRNKPEGTIKSFPLLAVGLERASNPKADKDIKNQGQLSLKILKNTEPKLTFQGETKPQFNASGNTSPKRELAKDVPKSGESRSNFSESGAALLVGSMEPSSSNQDRKYSPDLPTDIQTTSANLTLDKVDLLQQELQVKLSDVPISDYHGPPVNLSDEVETVRTSLSSSERASKARDHLSEVPTDVRNSETQKNNTKSHILGQRVSLLGKIQDEENQDFTYDIKEKGLNLGVEACGNQRNAEKSVSVIEMQEWTSVSNDSKSFNSHDSGREKKSQDEDPSFSLFAPRETTCNEFLSVSQSSNQSLASLAIKFLQEEKGEACNQTQVTDVKAFLESKEQTSLEPRSGCQSQALHIGCQPSLSSTQHHTSKNPFTNHVDAADRMTQPSSMGLEWFPELYPNYLGLGVLPGKLHYWDAIAQKPQLISPQGGRLLQVPLLERSATDIRILESPTRLTTSNFSLMRLLGAVQKGWTVCNSTLKRSGIVGITMLFTSYFTLCCYWSFRHLKLQRWRK